Genomic DNA from Peribacillus sp. FSL H8-0477:
ATTCAGGCCAAACGGAAAAACAGTTAACTAAAGACGGGATTCATCCAAATAGCGCTGGGTATCAGCTCTATACAGATTCCATTTTTAAAGCGTTAGAAAAAAATGCATCTGTTAATAAACAGATTTCCAAACTGCCAAGTCCGTTAGGCCAGGATGTTGATTTCTCATTCAAAACAGTGGAAAATCCTGACGTCATTGACGGCTTTTTCAAGCATGGGAGCTATTTACAAGGTGAAAAAAAAGCCACTTCCGTGACCTATCACTTTACAGGGACAATGCTTGGTCTACAGGTGCTGCGCAGCCCTGATGGGGGTGAAATCACTGTATTTATCGATGGTAAAAAGACCGCAGAGCTTAGTACGTGGTGGCCGTTTGCCCGAGAACGATTTATATATGTGGCCAGCTCCCTTTCTGAAGGTCCGCATACCGTACGTTTTGAGGTCTCAGGAACACGGTCAGGGTTTAATGAAAGTAATCAATCCGTGGTACGTATTGCTGCCATAATTACAAATAAAAATCCCTGACATATACTTGTCAGGGATTTTCTTTGTACATCTATTTACATAAAGTACTTTTTATACGCACTGTAGCCTTCTTTTTCAAGGTCAGCAACTGGTACAAAACGAATGGCTGCTGAATTAATGCAATATCGCAAGCCGCTCGGACCCGGCCCATCATTGAACACGTGACCTAAATGTGAATCAGCCGTTTTGCTGCGTACCTCTATCCGGCGCATTCCATAGCTTGTATCGCTTTTTTCGATAACCTCTTCGTCTTCAATTGGCTTCGTAAAACTCGGCCATCCGCAGGACGAATCAAATTTATCCTTAGAGGTAAACAGTGGATTGCCGGAAACAATATCTACATAGATTCCTTCACCCTTATGATTCCAGTATTCATTTCTGAAGGCCGGCTCTGTTCCATTATTCTGAGTTACTTCGTATTGGATAGGTGTTAACTTCTGCTTTAAATTATCTTTATCAGTCATTTCATTTCCCCCAATGTCTTTCAATATAGCCCGCTCTGCCTGAACCGATTCGATACGCATTATAATGAGCTGGTTGTTTTTTATAATAATCCTGATGATAGGTTTCTGCTGGATAAAAGACTGAAGCCGGCAAAATAGGTGTAACAATCGATTTTGAGAAACGTCCGCTTTGACTCAATTTTTCCTTAGAAGCCTCAGCCGTTTGTTTTTGTTGTTCAGAGTGATAAAAGATGGCTGTTTGATACGAACTTCCTCGATCCCCAAATTGTCCCCCCTCGTCAGTTGGATCAATCTGCTGCCAAAATAAGTCCACTAGCTTTTCATAGGGAAATACCTCTGGATTATACGTAATTTGTACGGCCTCATAATGGCCAGTTCGATCACTGCAAACTTCTTCATAAGTTGGGTTTTCAGTGGAACCGCCTGTATATCCTGAGTAAACAGCTTCTATTCCTGGCTGTTCATGAAAAGGCTTCACCATACACCAAAAACAGCCGCCCGCAAAGGTTGCTTTTTCTAAATTTGGCAAGAATCTTCATCCTCCATTCCTATTCCCAGCCAATTCTGGCTTTTAAAGCATTTTAACGCTTTTTTACCTGCGTGTAAAATAATCTGCCGTTCCGCTTCTGAGAAAGGCTTCTCTTTGTTCACAACTTTGGAAAGTTGGGCATATGCTGGGTACGAAAAGATGGAAAGATAGGAGCGAGAGTAATGCCGAATAGAAATATGGATGAGTACCTTCATAAAGCTGCCAAATACGATACGCTTTCAAACTATTATAAATACAGTAATCCCAATCTGCATATTCAATATTATTACAAACATTTAGAAAACATCGCTAAGGCTCTTGAACAAGACCGAGACCACATAATGCATAACCCAAACCAACCAGGGAATCTTCGGATTTTACATGCGGCTCCAAACGCAGGCAATGTTGATATTTATGTTAATGAAACAAAGATCTTCAGTAATTACCCTTACCAAAGACTAAGCGAATACTTGTCACTTCCCGCAGGCAAATATCAAGTGGACGTCTATCCTGCCGGTAATCAAACAAGTACGGTTCTAAGCCAACGAATCATGGTAGAGCCCCGTCAATCTGTTACGCTTGCGGTTACAGTGAAAGACAACAAATTCAAACTAGTATCCATACCAGATACCATTCAAGTACCTATGGGAGAAGCCGCACTGCGAATTGTTCACCTTTCACCAGATGCTCCTGAGATCGATATAGGCATAAAAGATGGTGCAGCTATTTTTAAAGAATTAGCTTATCGAAAAAACACAAACTATCTTGCCATCACCCCAACGACAGCAGATTTAGAAGTAAGAGCTGCTGGAACAAAACAAGTCGTTCTACCGCTTAAAAATATAGCATTCAAACCTGGTACACCGTATACAATCTACATTATTGGTCTTGCAAGCGGAGGGACTCCGAATCTCGAAGCTGTTATTACAAGTCCTTAATCCTATACCTAATTAACACCAGTTTTGTTCCCTTTACCCGGCTAAAACAAAAAAAAGAATGCCATCCTCTAGGACAGCATTCTTTTTTTGTTTATTAAACTATCGTCCCTTTATTCTCTTAGAGAGATGGGACAGAAAGAATAAAGGAGATATCATCATTTTCAAGATCAAATTTTTTGGCTTTTACTTTGATATCACTTTTGAGTTTCATATTTTGCAAGGACACATAGATTTGCTTTTGATTCGGTTGAATGGTAACCCAGTCAGGTGTTTTAAACTGTTTGTTAATAAAGTTCATGACATATGAAACTGGCAGTCCCATCTGTCCGAGACTAATTGTTTTTTGAACCAGTACAAGATCGCCATTTTTTTGAGCAATCGGTTCAAAGGTCAGTTTCAGCTCAACATCTCGCCCAAACATCTTTACCGTTCCGAATAACTCTACTTCATCTGTTAATAACACTTCATAATTTATAATACCTGTGAAGCCTTCCTTTTCCAGATACTGAGCAATCAGCAAATTAAGATCTTCTCGATTAGCATGGACCTGAAATTCGATATCTTCGTTCTCTACAAGTTTCTCTGAAATAGGTTCATCTTTTACAGGTAAACTAATTAGCAAGAATACGGTTATGATTCCGATAATATTCAAGGCAGCTAACGTGATAAATAATGTTTTCCATTTTCTAGTTGTCATCGTTCTCATCCCCTTTAGCGCCTGCAGCCAGCGCATCATACCCTAAAGACATGATATCTAAATTTCTGTAAATACGATCAGCAATCAATTGATACCCCAGGTCATTCGGGTGAAAGTAATCTCCTGTATATAATACTTCGGCTGTTGTACCCTTAAAAATATCACCGATATTCACATAATACGCCTCGTCATATTCGTTGACGATCCGTTCGCTGCTTTTATTCCAATCCTCCATAATCGTATCAAATTCACCAAAACCTGTGAACCATTGTGAAAATGGATTATAGACGCCTACTAGATATATATGTGTATCCTGATTATATAAACGAACTTTTTCAATGATTTGTTTTAATCTTAATTCATACCCTTTTCTGGCATCGTTAAACTGAGCCATCTTCAACTCAGAAAAATGGTTACGGACAACCTTCATAATATCATTGCCGCCTATGGTAATCACAACGGCATCCGCTTTTTCAATACTCCCTTTAATAGCGGTTGAATCCAACCGTTCCAAAAGCTGATCAGATCGATTTCCTTTTACACCGAAGTTATCCATCTTTACTGAGGTGATTGTCGGTTCGCTTTCAAGACTTTCTTTCAAATAAGGAAGATACCCGCCTGCATCTTTACTATCTCCAACTCCTGCTGTTAACGAATCTCCCACTGAAACGATTTCAACTGGATCAGGAAAGAATGTAACCGGAATGTTTTTCTTTTCACTTAATTCAAGCTGACTCTTTGGAACATTCTTCTCTGAATCTAATGCAAGCCGATTGTGTGAACAAGCTGAAATCAGAACTAAACTAACTAACAGACTGATGTATTTACTCTTCATCCTCTTCCACCACCCCTTATACTCCTATTATTATATCACGAAAAAACAATACGAACCGCCCATTAACACTGACTTTTCCCAACAAGGCAAACAAAAAAACAGACCCAAGGGCCTGTCCTAATAATTCTGTAAGATCTTAATGTGTTTAATGATCTCTTCGTATGGCACATCCTTCGCCCCTGAATAATCCTGAATGATGGTCCCCTCTTGATCCACCAAATAGAACGTAGTACCATGGATAACTTGATCTTCATTTTCTGGTTTTTTCACCAATGTTTTAAAATTATCCAAAGCAAATTTTTCTATTTCAGCTTGGCTGTATCCTGTGAGAAAATGCCAATTCGAAAGATCCGCATTCATCTTTGTTCCATAGTTTTTTAATACCTCAGGCTTATCCGTTTCAGGATCAACGGAAAAAGAAACGAATTCAACATCCTTAATCCCTTCATCCTTTAATTGCTGCTGAAGTTTAATTAAATTTGCCGTCATCGGCAGACAAATCGTAGTACAGTTTGTAAAAATAAAATCTGCAACCCATACTTTTCCTTTTAAATCCGATTTAGAGAATTCCTCCCCATTCTGATCAACGAAGCTAAAATCTTCCGTTTCCCAGTTATTCGCATTAGGAACTTCTTTTGAACCGCATGCCGACACCAGCAATGTCATCGCAAGTATCATGAGCATTGGGAGCTTTTTCATATTTTCCCCGCCTTTAATAGTCTATATTCTACTATACTTTCTCATTCTATCAGAGTGCTGCACCACAGGAAAGAACAATACAATTACGCTGCACATCTTGCTAATAATAAACAAACATGGCAGTAACTATGATACGATATATTTTCAACAAGTAAAAAGGAGAAAAAGCATGAACATTCAATCAACGATCATTACCAGTTTATTCACAATCTCCATTCTATTAAGCGGCTGTGGAACACAATCAAGCTCTGATTCTACAGATACTGACAGTCACTCTCACCACGCTGAAAATGGAGACCTGCAAGAAGAGACTGCATCCACTACTATACTACCTGCTTTTCTTGAAAAAAAAGATAAAGCAATTAAAACCATCTATGCAGAAGCCGGACAGCACAAACGTCTATTAGAAAACATGCCTTGTTATTGCGGCTGTGGAGAGTCAGCAGGTCATCTGAATAATTATGACTGCTTCGTCTTTGAAAACAAGAAAAATGGCCAGGTAGTCTGGGATGATCATGGCACCCGATGCGGTGTTTGTCTGCAAATTGCTGCTGATTCCATAGCCATGGAAAACGAAGGTATAACCGTTAAAGAGATTCGACAAGCTATCGATAAAAAATATGCTGACGGGTATGCAGATCCGACTCCCACTCCGATGCCAAAATAACGATCAAAAAGAACGTCCGGTTAAGAAACCGGACGTTCTTTTTGAATCAATCCCAATAATACATAATAGCAAAGGCGCCCTCACCTGTATGTGTACTGATTACAGGAGTGGTATCTTCTAGCAAAATCTCACCGAATCCAGATAATTCAGCAACTGCTTTCCTGACTTTATCGGCTATTTCAAATCCATTTACATGGACGATTCCGATTCCTTTAACTACCTTGCCGCTTGTATCTGCCGTGATCTTTTTCGCAATGTATTTCACAACTTGAGCCTGACTTCTTGCTTTTGATACGGGATTCAAGACACCTTCATCAAGGATAGCAATTGGCTTAATATTAAGAAGCGAACCAATAAAAGCTGATGCTTTTCCAATTCGGCCGCCCTTAACTAAGTTTTCCAACGTATCAATGACAATAATTAGGCCTGTCTGATTTCGGATCATCTCTAAACGTTCCAAAATTTCAGCAACGCTTTTTCCTGCCTCTGCCATTTTAGCAGCTTCTATAACCTGGAAGGATAATGCTTTTGAAATGAATTTAGAATCCACAACATGAACAGTTGCGTCTGACATGCTGGCAGCGCTCTCTGCAGATTGAACAGTACCGCTCATACCACCTGTCATGTGAATAGAAATGATTTCACTTCCATCCTGACCTAATCGATCGTAGACTTCCATGAAGACCCCAGCAGGGGGCTGCGAGCTTTTCGGGAGCTCTTTTGATTTTCTCATTTTTTGTAAAAATTCATCTTGTTCTATTTCTATTTTGTCTAAAAATACCTCGTCATTAATAGAAATTGATAAGGGTACCATTTCAACGTCATATTTTTCTAGTTCTTGAGGAGTCATATCAACCGTCGAGTCCGTGACTATTTTTACCTTGCCCACAATTTCACATCCTTATGATAACAATACACTATGTATTATACCTGTTCAGTAGGTCCATTCAAACAAAATGTTAGACAATTGTATGTATTTCGTGTCCATCTTAAAAAAAAGGCCATCGTTCCGTCCAACATAACGGAAAAAAGGAATCAAGATTGATACCTTTTTTCCATTATGAAGGAAAAAACCATGACGTTTCACCTTAAGCATTATGCTGCAGCTCATCTGCAAAGAGCTCTTTGTACTCAGGCCATCTCAATACAGATAACAAGTACTCCTTAAAGGAATAACAGACTTTATATTCTTTCTTCTTATAAATCTCATTCACAAACATTTCAAGACGAGCATTCACCATAAAGCAAGCGCAATTCTCGGATAGTAAAACTGGTATTTCTGTAATAGTCACCTTATGTCCAAGACAATTTCTGAACTCTAGGCTTTTGAACAGCACAGTATCAATCCTCATTTTCTCCCGATTACTCATTATTATACACAATCAAGGAGGACCATTACATGAAATCCGTAATAAAATTCAAAATTTATCGCTTACTATTCCCCAATAACCTCTTGTTCTGCCTTAGCTTCTCGCCTTTGTTTTCGTCTGAAAACAACTTTAGACAGCGATATACTGATTTCATATAGTAATAGCAACGGCACTGTAACAATAAAATCAGACATAAAGTCCGGTGGAGTAATCGTGATTGCTATAAGGACCAACACAAAGTAAGCGTATTTACGCAGTTTTTGCAGAACGAAGGGATTAATAATCCCTATAGATGTCAAGAACATGGTTACAACCGGCAATTCAAATAGAATGGCAAATGGCATCGTCATATTTAAGACAAACCCGAAATACTTTTCTGCAGTGAAGGTAGTCTCGAACATTCCCTCACCTAATTCGAGAAGAAAATCAAGAATCATCGGCAAGATAGCAAAATAGCCAAATGCAAGTCCGCCAAGAAACAGAAGGAACAAAGCAGGTATATAAGCTAGGGTTGCTTTCACTTCATTCTCCAAAAGTGCTGGTTTCACAAAAAGCCAAACCTGCATGGCCAGAAAGGGTATTGTGATTGCAATAGCTATAACGGTCGCCAGCATAAAATAAATCCAGATAATTTCACTAGGTCCAAGCACTAGTAATTTAACGTCTAGGTCTTTGACCAGCCATTTGTATATATCTTCTACATAAATAAAACCGATAATAAAAGATAGAAGAAAAATGGAAACTGTAATAATTAATCTCTTTCTGAGCTCCTCAAGATGTTCAATGAGGTTTAGATCTTTTTCTGCCACATTAATCACGCCTTTAATTAATCTACATTTCATACCATCCAGTAAAAAGGGTGTAAGATTAGTCATCTCACACCACATTATCTATAATTATTTTACTACGTCTTTCTTTTCATCCTTCACATCATCATCATCTTTAGTTAGTTCACGGGTAGACTTTTTGAATTCCTGTAAGGTTTGACCGAAGGCTCGTCCGATTTCAGGAAGTTTTTTTGGTCCAAAAATAATAAGTACCAAAACTAATAGAAGAATCAATCCTGGTATACCAATATTTGAAAACATTCATACATCCCCTTTGTTTCTTTTTAGCATATTCATCCAAAAAAAGAAGCAAAAGCCTGATGCTCCTGCTTCGTATCTATAATACTCTAACTCCAAGATGAATTCCACCTTTAATTAAATGAGCAAGTTAAATAAACGAGTATCATTATTCACATCCACAAAAGGAAAACCCTTCTTTGTCATACGATTGATTAACTGATCATGGTCCTCTTTATGCTTCAATTCAATACCAACCAATGCAGGTCCATCTTCTTTATTATTCTTCTTAGTATATTCAAATCGAGCAATATCATCTTCTGGACCCAGTACTTCATCAAGAAATTCTCGCAATGCTCCAGCCCGTTGTGGAAAGTTCACGATAAAATAATGGAGTAACCCTTCATATAACATCGATTTTTCTTTAATTTCTTGCATTCTTTCAATATCGTTATTGCCGCCGCTGATAATACAAACGATATTTTTTCCTTTTATTTGTTCCTTATAAAAATCCAGGGCTGCCACTGAAAGAGCTCCCGCAGGTTCAGCAACAATAGCATGTTCATTATATAGTTCCAAAATAGTTGTACACACTTTTCCTTCCGGTACTGAAATGATTCCTGAAAGAAGTTCTTTACATATATCAAATGTCTTTGCACCCACATATTTCACGGCTGCACCATCAACGAACGTATCAATGTGTTCAAGACCTGTCGGCTTCCCTTGCTCAAACGAATAACTCATTGAGGCTGCCCCTTCAGGCTCTACGCCTATACATTTCGTACTTGGCGATTTTGCATTAAAATAGGAAGACACACCAGACATTAAACCACCGCCGCCAATTCCGCCTAAAACAAAATCAATCGGTTCTTCGCAATCATTTAAGATTTCAACAGCAATTGTTCCTTGTCCAGCAATCACCATCTCATCATCAAATGGGTGGATAAATGTCCGCTTTTCTTCTTCCGCACAACGTTCAGCTTCTGCAAAGGCATCATCAAACGTATCTCCTGCTAAGATGATTTCAACAAAGCCTTTACCAAACATCTTCACTTGCCCGACCTTTTGACGAGGGGTGGTTGCAGGCATGTATACCTTACCCGAAACCCCCATTTGTTGACAGGCAAATGCCACACCCTGCGCATGGTTTCCGGCACTGGCACATACGACGCCATTTTTTGTTTCCAGTGACGTTAAGGTTTTCATTTTATAGTAAGCCCCTCTTAGTTTAAAGGAGCGTACATGCTGTAAATCTTCTCTCTTTAAAAAAACATTGCATTGATATCTTGCTGATAGGCGCTCATTTTTTTGGAGTGGAGTATGAGAAACTATGTCTTTTAACTCGTGATGAGCAACCAAAATATCCTCAATCTGAACCCATTTTCTGATAGATGTTATTTGATTCATCCTATCTCCTCGCCTCTTCCTAATAGATAATTCATAAATTATATCATTTAATCTATGATTATCAACAGATTTTTCTAAAAATTCTATTTATTTTTCAGAAATAAGTAAGAGTGCATCATAGCCCTGTTCAACTCATGTGCACTCCTGGTTCTAAGTTAGATAGAAACTTGTCTTATTCGATTCTGTAGGTCCGCTGTGAGGTCCTTTAAATCTTGTTTCTCATACTCATGCGGCATAATTGGATCCAAAACCTGAACCTGAACGAGATCAGGTTTTATCCATCCTCCGTTTTCCTCCATGAGCTTTGATGTTCCACGAATGGAAACCGGGACAATCGGAACATTTGAATTCTTTGCTAATCGAAGACTGCCTGATTTAAAATCCCCCGGCTTACCGCCCTTACTTCTAGTTCCTTCTGGGAATACGAGTATAGAGTGTCCGTTTTTTAATAGCGCGGTACCTTCATGAATGGCTGCTATAGCCAATCGCCGGTTAGACCGATCCATAAACACACAAGGCATTATCCTCATCCATTTAGCCACGATTGGGATCTTTTTAACTTCCTTTTTTGAAATAAAACCAAAGGGTTTCGATAAACTCCCAAGTAAAATCGGAATATCAAAGTTGCCTTCATGATTCGCAACCAGTAATACAGCTCCCTTGGGCATTTTATCCGCTCCACTGACTGATACATCTGCTCCTGCAATTCCGTTCAGTTTCCCTGCCCATTGTTTTGGAATTTGATGAATGAGGACATTGTCTTCTTCTGACCTGTCTTGTTTTTGTGCCAGTCTCTTTAATTTCTGTAATGGAAGTAAACTATAAACTAAAAAGCCAAAAAAATAGACATAAAAATAGATTGTACGCATATTCAAGTTGTCCCCCAGTATGTAAAAAAAGCCGTTAGATACAAGGATTCAGATCCCGCTCTAACAGCCGAAATGTAAATATAAAAAATCTAGAGTCGTTCTAGTATGATAAAGTCATGCTGATAGATATTCTGATCGTCTACTATCCCTTTAACAGAGGAACTAACTCGCCACTGACTCGTATCAATTTGCGGGAAATACGTATCTCCCTCAAAGGTTTGATGTATTTGTGTGATATACAATTTGTCCGTTTCCGGAAGAATCTCCCTGAATATCTCGGCTCCGCCTATCACAAATACTTCTTTTTCACAATTGTCGGCGTATTCTTTAATATCAGCGACATTATGCAGCATTACAGCCCCTTTAACTTGATAGCTTGTGTTACGGGTAATAATGATATTTTCCCTTCCTGGGAGCAGACGGCCAATGGATTCATACGTTTTCCGTCCCATAACAATAGGGTGACCCATCGTTACTTTTTTAAAATATTGCAAATCTGCTGGAAGATGCCAAGGCAGCTGATTATTCTTGCCGATTACTCGATTTTCATCCATGGCAAGCATCAGGGAAATCATATACTGACCACTCCCTTGATATGTGGATGTGCATCATAATTTTCGAGTGTAAAATCTTCATATTTAAATGCAAAGATATCTTTCACTTCAGGATTCAGCTTCATGACTGGCAGCGGCAGCGGATCGCGAGTCAGCTGCAGGTTAACTTGATCTAAATGATTATTATAGATATGTACATCTCCAAATGAATGAACAAAGTCTCCAGGTTCTAGATCACATACCTGTGCAACCATCAGGGTTAATAAGGCGTATGAGGCAATATTAAACGGGACACCTAAAAAGACATCAGCGGACCGCTGGTATAGCTGGCAGCTTAGTTTTCCATCTGCAACATAAAATTGAAAGAATGCATGACAAGGCGGCAGCGCCATTTCTGGTAACTCACCAACATTCCAAGCATTCACAATCAACCGACGAGAATCCGGATTGTTCTTTATTTGATCAATGACCTCTGAAATCTGATCTATTTGTTTTCCATCTGCAGTTCCCCACGAACGCCATTGATGTCCATAGATAGGGCCTAAATCACCAGATTCATCTGCCCATTCATTCCAAATTCGTACATTATTTTCTTGAAGGTACAATACATTTGTATCTCCCCGTAAAAACCATAGCAGTTCATGAATAATTGCCTTTAAGCTTAATTTTTTTGTTGTTAGGAGCGGAAATCCCTCTTTAAGGTTAAATCGCATTTGGTATCCGAAGGTACTAATTGTTCCTGTCCCCGTACGATCACCTTTTTCAATCCCATTTTGTAGAACATGATTGCATAAATCTAAATATTGTTTCATAATATCCCACCCTTTTCACTAACATTCGTCTCTATTTTACCAGTTAGCAGATAAATCTACAATTTCCCGATAAAGATGTAAGTGAGCGGGGCTTTACGCTTAAGGAGTTCTTTTTCTTCTGGATTCAGATAATACATTGCAAAGGTTTCTGCAAAATATTCCTCTGGGTAGCTATGAAAATAGGACTGTCCGGGAAATAAGCTAGTAACCTCTTTTTTCCAAGCACTTAAAAAGGCTTCCTTATCATGAATTTCTCCGTACACCATTTTATCAATGGTATGAGCAAGTTCATGAAGTTCTAGGTTAACAGAACCATGCCCCTGACCCTTCCCACTTGCCCCAATTTTCACATAAACGATTCTAGACCCGCCCATTCCAGGTACGTCATCCCAAGTTGTTTCTTGATTAAGGTACCCGCGCGGAGTCGTTCCCTTTAAATAGCGAGCCCCCGAATTATCCGTTAAATCACCTGTAAATAACTGAATCTTAATTCGATCCTGATTTAATTTATTTATTAAATCTTCTGGAAGATAACTGACCCTCTCAACGATGGAAAGCGCTCCCGCTGTATTAAAATTTCCTTTTGGAAATAAAAAAAGCTTCTGAAGTCCAGTATTTCTCTGAAGTATCGGAGAAGTTTTCAAAGCATGTTTACCAGGAAGGTCGGACCAGCTGACGCCATTTCCCGACGCAGAGGTAAAGGAATAGATTGAAAATATTGAAAATAAAATAATGAAAACTGTTAACAAAAAAACAATCAATCTCCTTTTCATACCGGACTCTCCTTAGTATTCTTTAATTCTATAAGTATACCATGGCTGCGGAAGTCCTTAATTCGTGAATTTTTGGAAATTCTCATCTTCGTGTAACACTCCTCGCCTAGTTGACATATGAATGAGTATAACAACGGATGTGGTGATACTATGAGACTATATAACAAACAAAAAATGCTTCAAGACCACCCTGATTTAGCTCAAGAAGTAGTGGATGTCTTTTCATTAAAAATTTTCGTGTTTCTGGATTTGTTTATTTTTTCTATTATTTTAGGATTACTGCTTTATCCATTAGTTGATTCTGTTCGCATTTCTTACATCATTCCTATTACCTTTTTTTTATCATTTACAGCATTATATTTTTACTTTTGCAAACAGCTGCCCGACGACAAAAAGAGCTGATCCACTCGGATCAGCTCTTTCATGTTAGATTGCCTTTTTTCTTTCATTTT
This window encodes:
- a CDS encoding DUF4397 domain-containing protein produces the protein MPNRNMDEYLHKAAKYDTLSNYYKYSNPNLHIQYYYKHLENIAKALEQDRDHIMHNPNQPGNLRILHAAPNAGNVDIYVNETKIFSNYPYQRLSEYLSLPAGKYQVDVYPAGNQTSTVLSQRIMVEPRQSVTLAVTVKDNKFKLVSIPDTIQVPMGEAALRIVHLSPDAPEIDIGIKDGAAIFKELAYRKNTNYLAITPTTADLEVRAAGTKQVVLPLKNIAFKPGTPYTIYIIGLASGGTPNLEAVITSP
- a CDS encoding DUF2535 family protein yields the protein MLFKSLEFRNCLGHKVTITEIPVLLSENCACFMVNARLEMFVNEIYKKKEYKVCYSFKEYLLSVLRWPEYKELFADELQHNA
- a CDS encoding PCYCGC motif-containing (lipo)protein — translated: MNIQSTIITSLFTISILLSGCGTQSSSDSTDTDSHSHHAENGDLQEETASTTILPAFLEKKDKAIKTIYAEAGQHKRLLENMPCYCGCGESAGHLNNYDCFVFENKKNGQVVWDDHGTRCGVCLQIAADSIAMENEGITVKEIRQAIDKKYADGYADPTPTPMPK
- a CDS encoding SGNH/GDSL hydrolase family protein codes for the protein MKSKYISLLVSLVLISACSHNRLALDSEKNVPKSQLELSEKKNIPVTFFPDPVEIVSVGDSLTAGVGDSKDAGGYLPYLKESLESEPTITSVKMDNFGVKGNRSDQLLERLDSTAIKGSIEKADAVVITIGGNDIMKVVRNHFSELKMAQFNDARKGYELRLKQIIEKVRLYNQDTHIYLVGVYNPFSQWFTGFGEFDTIMEDWNKSSERIVNEYDEAYYVNIGDIFKGTTAEVLYTGDYFHPNDLGYQLIADRIYRNLDIMSLGYDALAAGAKGDENDDN
- the msrA gene encoding peptide-methionine (S)-S-oxide reductase MsrA; amino-acid sequence: MPNLEKATFAGGCFWCMVKPFHEQPGIEAVYSGYTGGSTENPTYEEVCSDRTGHYEAVQITYNPEVFPYEKLVDLFWQQIDPTDEGGQFGDRGSSYQTAIFYHSEQQKQTAEASKEKLSQSGRFSKSIVTPILPASVFYPAETYHQDYYKKQPAHYNAYRIGSGRAGYIERHWGK
- the tatA gene encoding twin-arginine translocase TatA/TatE family subunit; the encoded protein is MFSNIGIPGLILLLVLVLIIFGPKKLPEIGRAFGQTLQEFKKSTRELTKDDDDVKDEKKDVVK
- the msrB gene encoding peptide-methionine (R)-S-oxide reductase MsrB produces the protein MTDKDNLKQKLTPIQYEVTQNNGTEPAFRNEYWNHKGEGIYVDIVSGNPLFTSKDKFDSSCGWPSFTKPIEDEEVIEKSDTSYGMRRIEVRSKTADSHLGHVFNDGPGPSGLRYCINSAAIRFVPVADLEKEGYSAYKKYFM
- the tatC gene encoding twin-arginine translocase subunit TatC, whose amino-acid sequence is MAEKDLNLIEHLEELRKRLIITVSIFLLSFIIGFIYVEDIYKWLVKDLDVKLLVLGPSEIIWIYFMLATVIAIAITIPFLAMQVWLFVKPALLENEVKATLAYIPALFLLFLGGLAFGYFAILPMILDFLLELGEGMFETTFTAEKYFGFVLNMTMPFAILFELPVVTMFLTSIGIINPFVLQKLRKYAYFVLVLIAITITPPDFMSDFIVTVPLLLLYEISISLSKVVFRRKQRREAKAEQEVIGE
- the ilvA gene encoding threonine ammonia-lyase IlvA; protein product: MNQITSIRKWVQIEDILVAHHELKDIVSHTPLQKNERLSARYQCNVFLKREDLQHVRSFKLRGAYYKMKTLTSLETKNGVVCASAGNHAQGVAFACQQMGVSGKVYMPATTPRQKVGQVKMFGKGFVEIILAGDTFDDAFAEAERCAEEEKRTFIHPFDDEMVIAGQGTIAVEILNDCEEPIDFVLGGIGGGGLMSGVSSYFNAKSPSTKCIGVEPEGAASMSYSFEQGKPTGLEHIDTFVDGAAVKYVGAKTFDICKELLSGIISVPEGKVCTTILELYNEHAIVAEPAGALSVAALDFYKEQIKGKNIVCIISGGNNDIERMQEIKEKSMLYEGLLHYFIVNFPQRAGALREFLDEVLGPEDDIARFEYTKKNNKEDGPALVGIELKHKEDHDQLINRMTKKGFPFVDVNNDTRLFNLLI
- a CDS encoding DegV family protein — translated: MGKVKIVTDSTVDMTPQELEKYDVEMVPLSISINDEVFLDKIEIEQDEFLQKMRKSKELPKSSQPPAGVFMEVYDRLGQDGSEIISIHMTGGMSGTVQSAESAASMSDATVHVVDSKFISKALSFQVIEAAKMAEAGKSVAEILERLEMIRNQTGLIIVIDTLENLVKGGRIGKASAFIGSLLNIKPIAILDEGVLNPVSKARSQAQVVKYIAKKITADTSGKVVKGIGIVHVNGFEIADKVRKAVAELSGFGEILLEDTTPVISTHTGEGAFAIMYYWD
- a CDS encoding YpmS family protein yields the protein MTTRKWKTLFITLAALNIIGIITVFLLISLPVKDEPISEKLVENEDIEFQVHANREDLNLLIAQYLEKEGFTGIINYEVLLTDEVELFGTVKMFGRDVELKLTFEPIAQKNGDLVLVQKTISLGQMGLPVSYVMNFINKQFKTPDWVTIQPNQKQIYVSLQNMKLKSDIKVKAKKFDLENDDISFILSVPSL
- a CDS encoding SCO family protein, producing MKKLPMLMILAMTLLVSACGSKEVPNANNWETEDFSFVDQNGEEFSKSDLKGKVWVADFIFTNCTTICLPMTANLIKLQQQLKDEGIKDVEFVSFSVDPETDKPEVLKNYGTKMNADLSNWHFLTGYSQAEIEKFALDNFKTLVKKPENEDQVIHGTTFYLVDQEGTIIQDYSGAKDVPYEEIIKHIKILQNY